In one Blastocatellia bacterium genomic region, the following are encoded:
- a CDS encoding carboxypeptidase regulatory-like domain-containing protein, which translates to MLFIKLSNNNYLQPKLKNLLKLFLFLTLFFSLTNFLFSIVILPVNANRLTLFQTGTILQGKVVNENEQPQAGATVYISLDGATVQTLLTNSEGAFTVNLSKIGQYSVTVSLDGFRTQTEIVPVNKEESFSYIFKLVPSSLHVLVLDNLQERLSDATVTLKSQDGTLKRAIESPKGDYYFGRLQTGIYQLTVLMPGFEIIVDESVYVASDNKTILRTVVLPRASAIPIGDKIKERFTTPLLPSNIVQSIWQDHLTGVIWLGTNQGIFKLNSEQIRVSDNQELQLSPLANEDIRTIFQGRNGILWIATTKGLRKKLPSSNKIEPTTILNGRVVNVIIEDRVGALWFATEQGLVKYFNNSISEYTVKDGLPNDKINSITIDKKTDIVWVATDNGVVKIEQGKVKPLIIDNNIMDLATQAILIDSRFTIWFLTSVGLKKLSGESFLTIEKAELTQPLKSIVEDRVGNLWISTIDKKVYVYDLQRDEVDDQLTTDKVNALLSDQEGNLWFATENGVVKQDFYSFVSFNTSRGLLENNIYCLLPDINQIGALWVGSGAGLIYFNGVSFKRINEIPTNVIVYHILQQKNGVLWFATSNGLYRKQATRWTRLGIEQGLASSDIRYLCEDVQDNTLWVATKNGVSHFDTELAEKVYPAAVVPEALKITAEVRQIFQQNNRMLWFATDRGVYRYDPTTYDLTVIGQNDSLESIDVRWITEGPSQDILWFATAKGIEVFKEQKIVPLGQFLSLNEDVQCIFMDRDKMFWLGLSDGKVKNFLVLLIFLFLL; encoded by the coding sequence ATGCTGTTTATTAAACTATCTAATAATAATTATTTACAACCTAAACTTAAAAATTTACTAAAGCTATTTTTGTTTCTAACACTCTTTTTTTCTCTAACTAATTTTCTATTTAGTATAGTAATTTTACCTGTTAATGCTAATAGACTAACCTTGTTTCAAACAGGAACAATCCTACAAGGCAAAGTTGTTAACGAAAATGAACAACCTCAAGCAGGCGCAACAGTTTATATTTCTTTAGATGGTGCAACAGTTCAAACTTTATTAACTAATTCTGAAGGTGCTTTTACAGTTAATCTTTCCAAAATTGGACAATATAGCGTTACTGTTAGCTTAGATGGATTTCGTACCCAAACGGAAATTGTTCCAGTCAATAAAGAAGAATCTTTTTCTTATATATTTAAGCTAGTTCCAAGCTCTTTACATGTCTTAGTTTTAGATAACTTACAAGAAAGATTGTCTGATGCTACTGTCACCTTAAAAAGTCAAGATGGAACATTAAAACGTGCTATTGAATCTCCAAAAGGTGATTATTATTTTGGCCGTCTTCAAACAGGAATTTATCAATTAACAGTCTTAATGCCTGGATTTGAAATTATTGTAGATGAAAGTGTTTATGTTGCATCGGATAATAAAACAATTTTACGTACTGTAGTTCTGCCTAGAGCCTCAGCTATTCCAATTGGTGACAAAATAAAGGAGCGTTTTACAACTCCACTTCTACCTTCCAATATAGTCCAAAGCATTTGGCAAGACCATTTAACAGGAGTTATTTGGTTAGGTACTAATCAGGGAATATTTAAGCTAAATAGCGAACAAATACGAGTGTCTGATAATCAAGAATTGCAGTTATCCCCTTTAGCTAATGAAGATATAAGGACTATTTTTCAAGGTCGTAATGGAATTTTATGGATTGCTACAACTAAAGGTTTAAGAAAAAAACTTCCTTCAAGTAATAAAATTGAACCAACAACTATCTTAAATGGGCGTGTTGTTAATGTAATTATAGAAGATCGTGTAGGTGCTTTATGGTTTGCTACTGAGCAAGGGTTAGTGAAATATTTTAATAACTCTATTAGTGAGTATACTGTTAAAGATGGGCTGCCAAATGATAAAATTAATAGTATAACTATTGATAAAAAAACAGATATTGTCTGGGTTGCGACTGATAATGGAGTAGTAAAAATTGAACAAGGTAAAGTAAAACCACTAATAATTGATAATAATATTATGGATTTAGCTACCCAAGCTATTTTAATTGATAGCCGCTTTACTATTTGGTTTTTAACTTCTGTAGGGTTAAAAAAATTATCAGGCGAAAGTTTTTTGACTATAGAAAAGGCTGAACTCACTCAACCACTTAAATCTATAGTAGAAGACCGTGTAGGTAATTTATGGATTAGCACTATTGATAAAAAAGTCTATGTTTATGATTTACAACGAGATGAAGTTGATGATCAATTAACAACAGATAAAGTAAATGCCTTGCTTTCAGACCAAGAAGGAAATCTTTGGTTTGCAACAGAAAATGGTGTTGTAAAACAAGATTTTTATAGCTTTGTTAGTTTTAATACTAGTCGCGGATTACTAGAAAATAATATTTATTGTTTATTACCAGATATTAACCAAATAGGGGCTTTATGGGTTGGTAGTGGTGCAGGATTAATTTATTTTAATGGGGTTAGCTTTAAGCGTATTAATGAAATTCCTACTAATGTTATTGTTTACCATATTTTACAGCAAAAAAATGGAGTTTTATGGTTTGCAACTTCTAATGGTTTATACCGAAAACAAGCTACTAGATGGACTCGTCTAGGTATAGAACAAGGTTTAGCTAGTAGTGATATTCGTTATCTGTGTGAAGATGTTCAAGATAATACCTTATGGGTAGCTACTAAAAATGGAGTTTCACATTTTGACACCGAACTAGCAGAAAAAGTTTATCCTGCTGCGGTTGTTCCAGAAGCCTTAAAGATTACTGCAGAAGTACGGCAAATTTTCCAACAGAATAATAGAATGCTTTGGTTTGCTACCGATCGTGGTGTATATCGTTATGATCCAACAACTTATGATTTAACTGTAATTGGGCAAAACGATTCTTTAGAAAGCATTGATGTACGTTGGATTACTGAGGGCCCAAGCCAAGATATTTTATGGTTTGCAACTGCTAAAGGTATAGAAGTATTTAAAGAGCAAAAAATTGTTCCTTTAGGACAATTTTTAAGCCTTAACGAAGATGTACAGTGTATTTTTATGGATCGAGACAAAATGTTTTGGCTTGGTCTATCTGATGGTAAGGTAAAAAATTTTTTAGTCCTACTAATATTTCTATTCCTCCTTTAA